One Plasmodium sp. gorilla clade G2 genome assembly, chromosome: 12 genomic window carries:
- a CDS encoding mitochondrial ACP precursor, putative, producing the protein MRRNIIQKILFNNKNITLCNTYKRGFIQVLLKHGINSKGIQNGFYNNKYILSAQKFNAFFSTEKSQDLSSLSKEQIEEKILTVLKKYLPTDVEIKYDEELEKYKTKDNRAWDFLDTVEFLIDIESEFNITIPDETADNIKTVQEVIDYIIQLNIKKT; encoded by the exons atgagaagaaatattattcaaaaaattctgtttaataataaaaatataacactATGTAATACGTACAAAAGGGGATTTATTCAAGTTCTCTTAAAACATGGTATAAATAGTAAAGGCATACAAAATGGAttctataataataaatatatattgagtGCTCAAAAATTTAATGCCTTCTTTTCAACTGAAAAAAGTCAAGATCTTAGTTCTTTAAGTAAAGAAcaaatagaagaaaaaatctTAACGGttctaaaaaaatatttacctACAGAcgttgaaataaaatatgatgaagaattagaaaaatataagacCAAGGATAATCGAGCTTGGGATTTCCTTGATACCGTTGAATTCTTAATagat attgAATCCGAATTTAATATAACAATACCAGACGAAACAGCTGACAATATAAAAACAGTACAAGAAGTTATagattatataattcaattaaatataaaaaaaacttaA